AGGTTTTTCTGAACTCCGGCTCCAGGCTTGAGCGGCCCTGGGGCCAAAGTTATATAACCAACACTATCGCTTGGGCCTAAGGAAGCATCGATGGCCACTACCAGGGCTTCCGGATAATGCTCTTCAATATAGGCTAGCCAGTGGTGAAGATTGGCAGCGTGCACCGGCTCATCTAGGGTGCCCAGTACCTGGATGGCGCCGTGGGAGAGATCTTTTAGGCGGCTACCCACCAAAGGACCAAGGCTATCGCCGGTGGACCGGTCGGTGCCAATGGCTACGATAACAAGCGGTCGCCTGCCATCGGGGTTAAGAGCTGAGAGCTGGCGGATCAAGGCCTCCCCCAAGCGCTCCACCACGTCCGGATCTTCATAATGGTATTTTATCTTCTGGTTAAGGGCGGCTTCAGGCAGCGCTGCCGCCGGACGATGCCACCAAGAGAATCCGCCCATGACTTCCACCTCGCTTAAATTCCTCTCTCAAACCGGTCCATTTACTTTCCCAGACCGGGTATCTAGATTATATGCATTTTCAGCTAGTTTAATACTCGGCAACGGTTGGGCATGAGGGCTTGGGCTTAGGCATAGGTTGGTAATGGGGCGAGGTGCAAGACTAGTCTTTCGCCGGCGCAGCGCCCCCGGCATGGGAGACATTTCGGGAGCATTTGCGGCGATAGGGGAGGGGTAGGTGATGGAAGAAGGGTTGGCCGGGGGCAAAAGCGCTCACCGTAGCGCTTGGGGCGTAGCCCTAACTTATAGCGGCACCATCGTGGGCGCCGGTTTTGCCTCTGGGCAGGAGCTGGCCCAGTTCTTTGGCCGCTATGGCTGGACCGGGTTGCTTGGCACGGTGCTGGCGGGGGCGCTTTTTGCAGTTCTGGGGTACTTGAGCTTTGAGATGGGGCGGAATCTGGGATCTGTGTCCTACCGGCAAGTTTTGCTCCGCTTGGCCGGTCCGGCGGGTAGGATCCTGGACGGGTTGACTTGGGTATTTCTTTTGGCTTCCCTGGCCGTCATGCTGGCGGGAGCCCGGGCGGTTTTCACCCAGCACTGGCATGTTCCTGATCACTGGGGCATTTTGGCGGTGGCGGTGGCGGCGATTCTGGCGGTGGCTTGGGGTAACCGAGGCCTGGTGCGCTTCAATACTTATCTGGTGCCGCCTTTAATAGCCATCATGATGGGCCTGGCCTTGGTAGCGCTGGTGAGCCGGACTGCCGACCTGACCGAGCCG
Above is a window of Clostridia bacterium DNA encoding:
- the yyaC gene encoding spore protease YyaC is translated as MGGFSWWHRPAAALPEAALNQKIKYHYEDPDVVERLGEALIRQLSALNPDGRRPLVIVAIGTDRSTGDSLGPLVGSRLKDLSHGAIQVLGTLDEPVHAANLHHWLAYIEEHYPEALVVAIDASLGPSDSVGYITLAPGPLKPGAGVQKNLPSVGELHLTGTVNVGGYMEYLVLQNTRLSTVVKMANRIAEAICWAYQRLGALPPMPALAPTDTLR